The DNA segment ACACCGGCAAGTACACCATCCAGTGGCTGCCACCGTCCAGACCGGCATCGCGCATCAGCAAGGGCACCACGACGAAGCTGGCCATCAGGATCAAATGCAAGGCAAAAATGCCGTAATTCAGGCGCAGCAGGTCGGGGTTGGTAATCACGCTGCTCAATTCCGACGGGATGTATTCGGCGTCGCGGTGAGTGCTGATTTTTTCCGGATTGGGTACGACGAACAGAATCACCAGAATCGCCAGCGCGGCCAGCACGGCAATCATCCAGAAAATACCGGCAATGCCGAACTGGTGGGCGATGATCGGCCCCAGCGTGATGGCAACCCCGAACGACACGCCGATGCTGGCGCCTATCGTCGCCATGGCTTTGGTGCGGTGTACTTCCTGAGTCAAATCGGCCAGCAGCGCCATGACCGCCGCCGAAATCGCCCCGCAACCCTGCAAGGCCCGGCCGATCAGGACGCCGTAAATATCGGTGGCCAGTGCCGCCCAAATGCTGCCGGCCACGAACAAGACTAAGCCGATCACGATCACAGTCTTGCGGCTGAAGCGGTCGGACAGCAGGCCGAACGGAATTTGCAAAATGGCTTGGGTCAAGCCGTATATACCCATGGTCAAACCGACCAGTTTCGGCGTGGAACCGGGCATTTGCTCGGTAAACAGCGACAACACCGGCAGCAGCATGAACAAACCCAGCATTCTGAGCGCATAGATACTGGCCAGCGACACGGTCGCCCGCTTCTCCATGGCCGTCATCGGACTGGTAATATCCTGAACCTGTGTCAAACCTGTAACTCCTCTTTGCCTCGGTACGATTTAAGCCGCTTATAGTACCAGTTTCTCGCCGGCTTCCTCCAGCGCGAACCGGCGAAATCGGCCGGACGCCGGGCGCGGATTGCCGGCCTGCGCCGGTTGCGCGTCACCCCAAGCCACGACCGGCTTACCGGCGACGCTGGCTCGGGATATACTCTGACTTTGCTTCGGACCCGGCCGGGTCCGTTAACCCCGAATTTCAAACTCGCCTCCCGGAGGGACGCCATGAACCGTTTCACCCTGCTGCATTTGACCGCCTTGCTGATCGGCGGCAGCCTGCTCGGCGCCTGCTCGTTTTCGACCAGTTCGGAAAGCGCGTTCGACAGCTCGAAAGCCTTGTTCAACAGTGCTTCCAGCCCGTTCAAGTCCAGTTCCGATTCCTCGGGCGACGCCAAGGAAAAATACGAGGCAGACGTCGCCGATTACACGGCCGATTTCGTGGTCAGCTCCAGCGGCACGCTGGACAGCTTTCGCACCCGCTTGAGCGAACTCGCGGAAAACCACGGCATCACCGATTGGGAGAACGACCGCTACACCTACCTCGGCATCGGCCGCGGCCTGCGCAAAGCCAAGCTCGGCAAGCCGCAAATCTCGGCGTTCACGGAAAGCCTGAGCCGTAACGATCCGATGAAAAAACAAGCCATCGAAGACGGCCTGAAAAAATAACCGGACCCCGCCATGCGGCAGCGTGCGCGCTTGCTTTTCGGCCGCTGGCTGGTTAGCGCGCTACTGGCGGTCGCGGCCGGATCGGTCGCCGGCGCCAGTTTCGACTTTTTGTACATCGAAGCCAACGAGGGCAACGCCAGCGGCGGCCACGCCGCACTCCGCTTCGGCGACCGGGTCTACCATTTCCAGCACGTCGAACCGGGCTTGTTACGGCTGTACCGCGACGACTTCGCCGCGTTCCGCTTCGCTTATGCCGACCAGCAGAACCGCACCCTGCACGGCCACCGCATCGAAGTCGCCGACGCCTACTACCAAGCCTTGCAGGAGACTTTCGATCGCCGGCTGGCGCAACAAAATCGCGAACTCAGCCTGTTGCGCGCGTTACAGGAAGACGCCGATCTGAGCCGCGATTTGTACGATTCGGAGCAGGTTCCGCAACTGCGTCTGCGGGCGCTGGGCTATTTTCTGGAAGAGTATCGGGCTGCACCGATTCCGGCTGCGGCCGCAGGCGGCGAAAGTCCCGAGCTGGCGGCATTGCGCTCGATGGCGCTGCAAAGCTACGGCCCGGATTTTCTAGCGCAAAAACGCCGGGACCTATGGCAGGAGTTGTCGACGCTGGCACCGGACGATTTGGCGCAAGCGAGCGCTTCGGTCCCGCCGGCCGATCGTTTGACTTTCGCCCAGCAATACAAAAACCGCTTGCTGAACCTGACCGCGCTCGACCTGCTGCTGGCCGGCAAGTCGCCGCGGGCCGATGCGTTATTGACCCTGAGTGGCGCGCATTACCGGCTGAGCCAAGCGCAGCAAAACGCACTCATCCAATATCGGGACCAAACCCGCACCGATCTGCTCCGGCTGCTGCACAGCGAACGGCCGGACTGGGGTTATCCGTTGTTGGTGGGCATGGCCCGGCTGCACGCCCTGCAGCAATCCTTGGCCGGCGGCTATCTGACGGTGCTGGATCGGCGCGCCGCCGACGCCGACCCGTATGCACCGGCCGTGGACCTGCCGACCGCGCTGCAGTATTCCCGGCAATTATTGAGCGCCGCCAACGCCCCATTGGCTGCGGCGCAAGCGCTCGACGAACGTAGCTATGCCACGATCGAACACGGCGCGAATGCGGTATTCGCCTTGGAACGCGCCGAACGGGAACAACAAGCCGTCGCCCTACCCCGCTTCAGCAATACGCCCGACAAATCCGCGCCGGCGGACTGGCCCCGGCCACCGCTGCCGGCAGCGACAGCCGAGGCTTACCGCGCCGGAGCCGGCGCCCGCTTGGCAGATTACCGCCGGCAATTGTTCGAGCGCTACGCTTATCATCTAGTGCAGCGCAATTGCGTGACCGAAATCTTTCAGTTGCTGAATGCGACCGCCGCCGCGCAAGCGTCGGCCACAGTCGATGCATCCGACCTGGCGACGCTATCCGAGCAGGCGCTGGGCGCTTATCTGGACGGCGAATTTCCGCATCCGATTCCGTTCGTGGCCTTCGACCGGGTCGGCGAACGCTACCGCACCGTTGCCAGTTACCAACTGCCCGCCTACCGCGACCGGCAGATTCGGGAGCGTTACCGGACCGCGCCGGATTGGTGGGTGGATCTACAGGAATCGAACAGCTTGACCTCGACGCTGTACCGCTGGCAAGGCAGCGACGCCGCCTTCGTGTTTTTCACCCAGGACGCGGTCTGGCCGCGGCCGTTGCAAGGCGGCATCAATCTGGCGGCAGCGGCGCTGGAAACCGGATTCGGCCTGCTGAGCTGGCCGTGGGACGCCGGGCAACACCTGGCAAAAGGCATGAAAGGCTGGGCTGTGAGTCTGCCTGAGTTGGTGTTTTTTAACATTCGCAAGGGCTCGTTTCCGCATTTGTTGCCGGACGTAACCGCACCCAACAACTGAACAGACGAACGAAGCCATCGGCCTGCGTTGATTGATGTTAGTGTCGGCAGAATTGAGACAAGACGCCAAACCGGGTGGACTAAAAGTGAATGGATTCGCTGGATAGTCATCGCAGCCTGATGGCGGACTATGGTCGATGATTTTTGTCCAGCAAATCCAGTAAGGCGCGATCCTCGATTAAGCGCCTGATTTTATTAACCCGGCCCTTAAATAACGTTCGCCCTGAACCTGTCGAAGGGCCGGCCCAGGCTGGTACTCGCCACTGAGCATTTCCCGCTGCAAGCCTAGCAACTCGGATTCCAGGCGTAATTCAAACGCCGCCACCGGCGGGCGTTGTCGTTTACCGCGCCGTGCCTTACGAAACGCCAGCAACAAATTATCGAAGCTGACAACGCGCTGCCATAGTCCGCCCAGGCGTTTCATGTCAGGCGCTGCTCTACAGATCGCAACCAACCGCCCAATTGTCGACCCAAATCATCCAACAAGCGGGCGCCATGCTCGTACTGGCGCAAGGCCACCGTACGCAATTCGAAGGCCAGCCGCCATAAATGCTTGACCACTTCCAGGCGCAGATTGGCTTTGTGCAAGGCGGCGCGTTTGTTGTGGGTGAAGGCGGCTTCCACGGTCAATTCCAACACTTCCAGCAATACCAACTCCAGACGCTCGCCCAGGGTAAAGCGGCGCACCCGCGGAAATTTGTCGATCTGCGGAATCAGCCAACCCAGTAAATCATGGGCGGCCTGCACCGCCTGCGGCGTATTGTCTTTCATGGGCCTACCCCCAGGAAAATTTTGTTGCGGGCCTATCGGCCCGCAACCAAGGGAAAAAGTACAAAGCTCAAAGGGCTAAGGGTCCTGGGCGAGACGAAAGCCAAGGATGTCGTCCCGGCCGCCCGGGTAGAAACCGCCGCGGAAGGCCGCGCGGAGGTACGCCGGTCCGTCGAACCAGGAACCGCCGCGGATCACGCGCTGACTACAATCGTCGCTATTGGCTTCAGACCAAACCGAACCATCAACCGGTGCGTCTTCATAGTCGCCATGCCAGCAGTCCTGGGTCCATTCCAACACATTGCCGAGCATGTCGTTTAGAGCAAACGCGTTCGCAAGAAAACTACCCACCGGCGCTGTAAAAGGAAAGTCATCATCACAAGTAAAGGGTTTCCAACTCTCAATTAACTCTCTGACACTGGCAAGCTGCTTTTCATCCATGCCAGGCGATTTGAGTTGGGCCAGTAAAAAATCCTTTATTTCCCGTTCATGGCGGCGATCAAAGACATTAGCGTTGAGACATGAGGCATCGTCACGGCCCGGCCATGGCCGGGCCGTTTGGCTACCCGCGCGGGCCGCATATTCCCACTCAGCTTCCGACGGCAAGCGGTAGTGTTTGCCGGTGTTTTTTGACAGCCATTCGGCGAAGCATTGCGCATTCCGCCAACTGACGTTGATCACCGGCCGTTTGCCGCGCCCCCAGCCTTCATCTTTTGCCCGTTCGACTTGGTGGCCATCGCGGCAACCGCCGTCAAAGTCGATCAGAAAGGCAAATACATCGTACTCATCGAAAGTCACTTCAAATTTACCCAACGCAAAACGACGGATATTGACTTCATGCCGCGGCCCTTCGTTCGATGAACGATCTGGCTCGTCTTCCGGCGAACCGATCAGAAAGTGCCCCGCCGGAATTTCCCGCATCTCGGGTTCTGGATAGGCAATACCCAAAAATGCCAGCACAATTGCAGTGCCCACCCGGGCAGACAGTTGCTGCGAACCTATCCACCATCCGAACACAATGGCCGCAATCAGGGCAGAGGCAAGAGTACCGCGCTGTATCCAGCGCGGCGGTTGCAAGCTTTTAATCCAACGGGCATCAAAGACTTTTTGATAAATCCGGTTTCGAATCGCCAGCCTACCACTGTCATCGGTTTTAACCAGGCCGGATAGTTTCAGCGCGGCATGAATGGGCGACTGTGGCTGGTCTTGAATTGGCTTGCCTTTGAGTACCTTGGCATAGACCTTGAGGATGGCGGCGCGTCGCGAGGCCTGGGCGATGCGTTCGTTAATGACCTTAAGGTGTTCTTGCTTGGTGCGGCGGGCAATACCAAAAAATTCCGCCGCGACCAGTTGGTCAATGAAGTCGTTTACAGACATATGCGGGCTGGTTGTTTTTCCGGCCAATAAGCATAAATGCTGAGTCAGAAAAGGATGGCCTCCGGTCCAACACAGAATCCTTTGCAAGGTTGCCTGCTTCTGACTCGCCTCCCCAGGCAATCCTTCCAGGAATAGGCTGGCTTCGTCGTCGCGAAAATCCGTCAAATCAATACGTTTACCGATATTGAATGGCGTACGGCTTTGGTCGCGAATCAAATCGGCCGGGCTGGCGACCCCCAACAACACAAACGTCAAATTATTGAAGCGGCCGTCGTTGGCTCTGGCGTTAAAACAGGCGCGAATCGCGGCAAAGAAATCATCGCTGAACAATAGGTTGATGGTGGTATCGATTTCATCGAAGAATAAAAATACTCGGCCTGCCAGACTCGACAAAATGCCTTCCTCGAAGAAATTCATCAGCCGTTGCAACGGTGACAATAAGGTTTGCTGTTGCCACCAATCGGACAAACTGAAATTCAGTTTAAGTTCTTTATTCAAGCGATGGCAAAGGCTGTAGTACCACTGATCAGCGGTAATCGAATTGGCATCACCGCCAACGCCGCTGAGATCAACCACCGCCACGTGATGGCCCTCTTTGCGCAAGCGGGCGGCAGTATGGGTCATCAGGCTGGATTTGCCCATTTGCCGTGGAGTCAATACGTAACAGAATTCACTGGCTAAAAGACTGTCGTAGAGTTCCTGATCCGCGCGACGTTCGATGTAGCTGGGAACATCGGCTTTTAAGGTCCCCCCAGCTTGGTAGAAACCGTTTTTGGTTAATGTATCGTTTTCGCTCATAAGTGTTGGCGGAAATACGCTTCGTAAAGATGGCAACGCAAACGTGCGTCATGACGGGTTTCACCTTTCACCACACCGGCAGCAACCAGGCGTTGGAATGCAGCTTCGTCATCACAGGGTTTGTCTTGTAGAATTTGCAATACCGCCGTGCGCAATGCCTCCCGTTGACTAATCACACTGACCAAGCGGCGCAGATGGTCGCCAAACGGACCATTGGAACGGGGAGCATTTTCTCTAAACGAATCCCACCCCTTGGTGACGATTTCGTAAAGCGCCTGCCTGCTCAGGTAGGGTTGGCCGCCTATCAGCGCATGCAATTCATTTATTTCATTCCCGGCTAGATTTAGGCCGTAACGCTGGCTGAGTTCGAGGAGTTGCGCGCGACTAAAATCCTCCAAATTTACGGCATCGCCAACGTTGAAGGGGGATTGCGTGATATCGTCGATCCACAGCACCGGATCGGTGGAATGGGCAATGACCAAGCTGAAACGTTCCCAGTCCGGTTTATAAGCCCGCCGTGTGGTCCAGGAACGCAACAACCCAAAAAAATCGTTGCGGTAGCCATATTGAAAGACTCGGTCCGCTTCGTCCAGAAACAGAATCACCTCGGAGTCCTGATCGGCGAGCACGGCGTCTTCGATAAAATCGGTCGCGCAGTCCTTTGAACCCAGATTATCGTCCCAATAATCCGATGGTTTGCGAGGTGTTTTTAAATCACGCGCCATTCGGATGGTCAGATAAAGCAACAAGTTATCCAATGTAGCCAAACGTGCTTCGTCGATGGCTTGAAAGTCGATGGAGCACACCCGTTTTCCCTGATTTTTGGCTTGAACCGCGGCTCTGACCAATAAGGAGCTTTTGCCCATCTGCCTGGCACCTTTAACAATAACGGTAGTGCCGGTTCGGCTGAGAAAACGTTCTATGTTCTGATCTGCTTGACGTCGTAAGTAAAACTGGGAATCAAGCCGCATGGCACCTTTTTCCAATGCCAATTCAAGTAGTCTCGGATCAACCTGGGGTAAGGGGGCGCCGCATTCCTCTGTAATGGCATGTAATTTTCTTATTTGATCAGCACCATCCGGCTCGTCGGCAATGTGTCCAGCTTGGGGTAGATTTGTGTTTTGGCGAATAGCTTGTTTAATCGATGCTACAACATCTGAAGTCGCGTGTTCGCCGGTCCAGACTGCATATTGCAAAGGATTTAAATAACCGCCCAGATCGTAAGGCAACGCGCCGGTAAAGCGAATACGCACCGGCAATATGCGTAGTTTACCCAACTGTCGGAGTTGATGAGCCAGCATGATTTCCTGCCTCACCATGTCGCTACGAATCGAATCCGCCGACAACAGGACGATGAAGATGTCTGCGGCACGCAGGCGCCGGTCGATTTCTGTCGCCCAGTCCGTACCGAGCAACATCCGGCGATCAACAAAAACCTGTTGCCCGTCCGCTACTAAGGCCTTTTCCAACTCAAGCGCCAAATCTTCATCGGGCTTGGTATGCCTGTAGCTGATAAATATCTGTTTGCTAGTGTTTGATGCATCAGTTGGTTGATCCTGAGTGTCGGTTGATGACAAAGGTCGTGGCGCGAATTTTTCCAGAAAAGCCAATAGTAAGCGATGCTGAACGGCTTGCGCGTCGGCAGGTTTGGCGATGGAAAAATGATCGGAGCCGGGTACTTTGTAAGGCTCACCGAAATTACGGGCACCGGCAAACGGCTCAACCACTTGTTTGCGCAACAAGCCTGGAAGTAATACAAATTTGTCTTCGATCAGTTCCTTACCGACTAGCTGCAGCCGACCGGATTCCTTGAGATTGCGGAACTCCTTATCAAGACCGTTGAGCCAACTGTTTTGCTGGGTAAAGCGCAAGGCGTCGGCTTGGGTATGCCCGAGCAACTTAGCTAATGGCGCCAGCCAATTGGCGTAATCTGAGCCCATTGAAGGTGAGGCGACCAGAAAGAATCCAACTTCGATATTCCGATCGAGAAGGTCGTTGACGCGCTCAACCA comes from the Methylomonas sp. EFPC3 genome and includes:
- a CDS encoding putative lipoprotein is translated as MNRFTLLHLTALLIGGSLLGACSFSTSSESAFDSSKALFNSASSPFKSSSDSSGDAKEKYEADVADYTADFVVSSSGTLDSFRTRLSELAENHGITDWENDRYTYLGIGRGLRKAKLGKPQISAFTESLSRNDPMKKQAIEDGLKK
- the avd gene encoding diversity-generating retroelement protein Avd, giving the protein MKDNTPQAVQAAHDLLGWLIPQIDKFPRVRRFTLGERLELVLLEVLELTVEAAFTHNKRAALHKANLRLEVVKHLWRLAFELRTVALRQYEHGARLLDDLGRQLGGWLRSVEQRLT
- a CDS encoding MFS transporter yields the protein MTQVQDITSPMTAMEKRATVSLASIYALRMLGLFMLLPVLSLFTEQMPGSTPKLVGLTMGIYGLTQAILQIPFGLLSDRFSRKTVIVIGLVLFVAGSIWAALATDIYGVLIGRALQGCGAISAAVMALLADLTQEVHRTKAMATIGASIGVSFGVAITLGPIIAHQFGIAGIFWMIAVLAALAILVILFVVPNPEKISTHRDAEYIPSELSSVITNPDLLRLNYGIFALHLILMASFVVVPLLMRDAGLDGGSHWMVYLPVLVTSMAGIIPFVIIAEKKRKMKPVFLGAIATLVVANLGFVVLHGQLIGLIACLWIFFCGFNLLEATLPSLISKTAPGDLKGTAMGIYSSGQFLGAFLGGAAGGWLYGEFGAVAVFLFSAGVAASWVVIALFMSPPRYWANLLLPLQGVAAERGSDFSKQLLAIAGVEEVRLHFEERAAYLKVDSQRLDKDQLNQFLQQWR
- a CDS encoding alpha/beta fold hydrolase — encoded protein: MDLAEVIVQGDWVRKPDSDAAVVFVHGILSSGETCWKHQNGSYWPELLKQTDAANGWGIYVYSYQTGFFSGTYSLNDVVDDLKERFLNLDHLAKHRRIVFVCHSMGGIVARKFLVERVNDLLDRNIEVGFFLVASPSMGSDYANWLAPLAKLLGHTQADALRFTQQNSWLNGLDKEFRNLKESGRLQLVGKELIEDKFVLLPGLLRKQVVEPFAGARNFGEPYKVPGSDHFSIAKPADAQAVQHRLLLAFLEKFAPRPLSSTDTQDQPTDASNTSKQIFISYRHTKPDEDLALELEKALVADGQQVFVDRRMLLGTDWATEIDRRLRAADIFIVLLSADSIRSDMVRQEIMLAHQLRQLGKLRILPVRIRFTGALPYDLGGYLNPLQYAVWTGEHATSDVVASIKQAIRQNTNLPQAGHIADEPDGADQIRKLHAITEECGAPLPQVDPRLLELALEKGAMRLDSQFYLRRQADQNIERFLSRTGTTVIVKGARQMGKSSLLVRAAVQAKNQGKRVCSIDFQAIDEARLATLDNLLLYLTIRMARDLKTPRKPSDYWDDNLGSKDCATDFIEDAVLADQDSEVILFLDEADRVFQYGYRNDFFGLLRSWTTRRAYKPDWERFSLVIAHSTDPVLWIDDITQSPFNVGDAVNLEDFSRAQLLELSQRYGLNLAGNEINELHALIGGQPYLSRQALYEIVTKGWDSFRENAPRSNGPFGDHLRRLVSVISQREALRTAVLQILQDKPCDDEAAFQRLVAAGVVKGETRHDARLRCHLYEAYFRQHL
- a CDS encoding SUMF1/EgtB/PvdO family nonheme iron enzyme produces the protein MSENDTLTKNGFYQAGGTLKADVPSYIERRADQELYDSLLASEFCYVLTPRQMGKSSLMTHTAARLRKEGHHVAVVDLSGVGGDANSITADQWYYSLCHRLNKELKLNFSLSDWWQQQTLLSPLQRLMNFFEEGILSSLAGRVFLFFDEIDTTINLLFSDDFFAAIRACFNARANDGRFNNLTFVLLGVASPADLIRDQSRTPFNIGKRIDLTDFRDDEASLFLEGLPGEASQKQATLQRILCWTGGHPFLTQHLCLLAGKTTSPHMSVNDFIDQLVAAEFFGIARRTKQEHLKVINERIAQASRRAAILKVYAKVLKGKPIQDQPQSPIHAALKLSGLVKTDDSGRLAIRNRIYQKVFDARWIKSLQPPRWIQRGTLASALIAAIVFGWWIGSQQLSARVGTAIVLAFLGIAYPEPEMREIPAGHFLIGSPEDEPDRSSNEGPRHEVNIRRFALGKFEVTFDEYDVFAFLIDFDGGCRDGHQVERAKDEGWGRGKRPVINVSWRNAQCFAEWLSKNTGKHYRLPSEAEWEYAARAGSQTARPWPGRDDASCLNANVFDRRHEREIKDFLLAQLKSPGMDEKQLASVRELIESWKPFTCDDDFPFTAPVGSFLANAFALNDMLGNVLEWTQDCWHGDYEDAPVDGSVWSEANSDDCSQRVIRGGSWFDGPAYLRAAFRGGFYPGGRDDILGFRLAQDP